The window GCCGCGAGGACCTCCTCGACCGTCACCCCCGGATGCAGCGAGGCCAGTCGCATCGAGTGGTCCGGGGTCGCGAAGTCGAACACCCCCAGATTCGAGACCACCCGCGGAATGCGGTGGAAACGGGTCGCCGTCGGGCCGGCCGCCGCCGCGCTGTCGTACCCCACCCCGCCGATCATGTCGACCTTCTCGACGAAGACCCGCTTCGAGTGCTTGGGCACCCAGTAACTGACCGGGTTGTTCAGCGTGTTGACCGGTGCGCCCCGCACCCCGAGCAACTGCCGGGTGGGCCGCTCCCAGTCGCCCACGCACGAGATGTTCTGGTTGCCGAAGCGGTCGATCTGGCTCGCGCCCATCATCACGTGCCGCCGCCCGCCGGTCACCAGGGCCAGATGCTGCCGGTAGGGCAACCAGCCCTCCGGGGTGCCGTCGGGGCCGATCAGCATGGCCTCGCCGTCGGTCAGCATCAGGTCGGGTGAGAAGGTGTGCCGGGCGAGGCGGGCTCCGACCGACGGGATCAGACCCATCGGGCTGGCCAGCACCTCGCCGTTGTCCCGCCATGCCTCGGCGCAGGCGATCACGCAGTACTCGGCCCGGGTGACACCGCTCAGGGCCGTGCTCGTCGACGTACTCATCGCTGCTCCTCGTGCCAGGCCTCCACGGCGGTCCGGTAGTCCTGCTCGTCGCCCGAGAGGAACCTCTCGGCGAACTCGGGCCAGGGCATGGACGCGTAGAGCCGCTGGAAGGCCTCGTCCCGGTCGTGGTCGGGCGCGCACGACGTGAAGTGGGCACCGCTCGGCGCCTCCACCACGCCGGTCACGCCCAGCCGCTTGATCAGCAGGGTCTGCGGGGGCGCCGCCTTCGTCAGCTCGGCCGTGTCGACGATCCGCTCACAGGACACGTACGCCGTCGCGGCCGCCTCGCAGAACAGGTCGTCGAAGTACGGGTCGGGGCCCAGATACTGGCCGTTGCCCGCGCGGTCCGCGCGGTTCACATGGACCAGCGCCGCGTCCAGACGCAGGGCCGGCATCGCGACGAACGTCTCACGCAGGCCCGTCGACTCGTCCTCGTACGGCGAAGTGACCGTGCGCAGCCCCGGATTGACCCGCATCACGTCCGAGCCGATACCGGCCCGCACCGGCAGGAACGGGAGCCGGTTGGCGGCCGCCCGCAGCCCCCACATGAACATCGCCTCGTCGATCTCCATCAGGTCGAGGGAGCCACTCTCACGGGCCGCCCGGAAGTGCGGTTCGAGCGGGATCGAGTCGAGCGTCGCGAACGGGGCGACCAGTTTCCGTATCCGCCCGGCGGCCGCGAGCATGCCGACGTCCGGGCCGCCGTACGAGACGACCGTGAGATCGGTGACCGTGGAGCGGAGCAGTGCGCGCACGAGCGCCATCGGCTTGCGGCGGGAGCCCCAGCCCCCGATACCGAGGGTCATCCCGCTCTCCAGCCGGGAGACTGCCTCGTCGGCGGTCATCGTCTTGTCACCCATCTACCCGCCCGCCTTTCCGAACGTGTCCCGGACCCTGTCGCCCACGCCGCCGAGGCCCGCCTCGAACGTGAACCCCTGCTCGAAGCGGTAGCTGCGCCGCACGTCGACAGGATCGATGCCGTTGATGGCCGCCTTGGCGAGCCGGATCAGCTGCCCGTCCTTGCCCGCGATCTCCCGGGCCAGCTCCAGCGCGGCGGAGCGCAGCCCGTCACGCGGCACGACCCGCCACACCGACCCGTGGCCGTGCAGCTCCGCCGCGGTCGCCGTGCGCGACGTGTAGTACAACGCCCGCATCAGGTGCTGCGGCACCAGGCGGGCCAGGTGCGTGGCCGCGCCCAGCGCGCCCCGGTCCAGCTCGGGCAGACCGAACGTGGCCTCCTCGCTCGCCACGATCGCGTCAGCGTTGCCCACCAGGCCTATACCTCCGCCCAGACAGAAACCGTGCACCTCCGCCACCACCGGCACCTCGCACTCGTACACCGCGGCGAAGGCCTCGGCGCAGCCGCGGTTGGCGCCGAGCAGGGCGCTGTCGCCCTCTGCCTGTATCTCCTTGATGTCCACGCCCGCGTTGAACCCCCGCCCCTCGGCGGCCAGCACCACACAGCGGATCCCGGGGTCGCGGCCCGCCGCGCGCACGGTGTCGGCCAGCTCGAACCAGCCGCGCACCGGCAGCGCGTTCACCGGCGGGAAGTCGACCGTGACGACGGAAATCCCTTTTTCCGGGGACGAGGTGGAGACACTCATGGACGCATCAGCTACCTTTCCACCAAACGTTTGTTAGGTGCGGTCAGCTCTGAAAGTAACAGCGAATACCGGCGAGCGGGAGGCCCTGTGGACAAGCGGCTCGTTGTGGTCACGGGCGGGACCAGAGGGGTCGGCGCCGGGATCGCCCGGGCCTTCGCCGACGCGGACGACGAGGTCCTGGTCTGTGCGCGCAGACCACCTCAAGTGCCCCTGGAAGGCATCGGGTTCGCCCCTCTCGACCTGCGCGACCCGCCGGCCGTACGTGCCTTCTTCGAGCGGCTGCCGCGGCTCGACGTCCTGGTCAACAACGCGGGAGGCGCCCCCTACCGGCTGCTCACGGAGACGGAGGCCGAGTGGCACGCACGCGTGATCGACCTCAACCTCACCGCCCCCCTGACGGTCTCCCTCGCGGCGTACGACCGGCTGAAGCCCGCCCGGGGCTCCATCGTGATGATCGGCAGTGTCAGCGGGACCCGGCCCTCGCCCGGCACGGCGGCCTACGGGGCGGCCAAGGCCGGACTGGAGAACCTGGCACGCTCGATGGCCGTGGAGTGGGCACCGGACGTGCGGGTCAACACGCTCGTCGTGGGGATGGTCCGCACCGGGCTGTCCCACCTCCACTACGGGGGCGAGGACGGCATCGAGGCCGTCTCCCGCACCGTCCCGCTGGGGCGGCTCGCCGCGCCCTCGGACATCGGCGGGGCGGCCGTCTTCCTCGCGTCGGACGCCGCCGCGTACATCACCGGCGCCGGCCTCCTCGTGCACGGGGGCGGCGAGCGGCCCGCCTTCCTGGACGCGGCGACCGTCAACAAGGAGAAGTGACATGACCTCAGGCACGTATCCGGACGCGGGCGCGGGCGGCCGCACGGGCATCTGCGACGGCCGGGTGGTGATCGTCACGGGTGCCGGGCGCGGGCTCGGACGGGCCCACGCGCTCGCCTTCGCGGCGGAGGGCGCGCGGGTCGTCGTCAACGACCTGGGTGTCGGGCTCGACGGTTCGCCCGGGGCCGACAGCCCGGCCCGGCAGGTCGTCGAGGAGATCTCGGCGACAGGCGGCGAGGCCGTCGCGCACGCCGGGGACATCGCGACGACCGAGGGTGCCGCATCCCTCGTACACACGGCCGTGGACGCCTTCGGGCGACTCGACACGCTCGTGAACAACGCCGGGTTCCTGCGCGACCGGATGCTGGTGAACCTCGACGAGGACGACTGGGACGCCGTCATGCGGGTCCATCTGAAGGGCCACTTCCTGCCGCTCAAGCACGCCGCCGCGCACTGGCGGGCGCAGGCGAAGGCGGGGCGGATGCCGCAGGCCCGGGTCGTCAACACCAGCTCCGGAGCAGGCCTGTCGGGGTCCGTCGGGCAGGGCAACTACAGCGCGGCCAAGGCCGGCATCGTCGGACTCACCCTCGTCGCCGCCGCCGAGATGGGGCGCTACGGAGTGCAGGTCAACGCCATCGCGCCGGCCGCGCGGACCCGGATGACCGAGGCGGCCTTCGCGCAGGCCATGGCGGCACCGGACAGCGGCTTCGACGCGATGGCACCCGAGAACGTGTCACCGCTCGTCGTCTGGCTGGGCTCCGCCGCGAGCGCCGGGGTCACCGGCCGGGTCTTCGAGACCGAGGGCGGCCGCATCACCGTCATGGACGGCTGGCGGCCCGGCCCGAGCGCCGACAAGGGGGCGCGGTGGACTCCGTCCGAGGCCGGGGACACGGCACTGAAACTCCTCGCGGAGGCACAGGCGCCGCCCCGGGTGCACGGGGCGCAGTGACCGGGGGCGGGCCGCGGAGAACGGGAAGAAGCGGAAGGCCGCGCACCGCCGCCGGGTGCTCCCGGGCGGAGGGCGCCGGTGGTCCGCCGAAGGGCGCGGGAACGCGCGCGACCGGCCACCGTGCGTCCGCGGCCCGCCCACGGCCCGCCGTCTACGTGTCGCACTCCAGCACGGTGCGACACAGCCCGCACCGCGCCCGCACCCGGCCGCGTACCGGCACCCGGATCCGCTGGTGGCAGGTCGGGCAGGGGAACGAGACCCGCAGCGGACCCCCTCCGGCCGGCGTGAAGGTGTACCCGGTGTCCGCGGCCGGACGCGGCACGGGGCGGTCCTGGGCGTGGCGGCGGTCCTGGGCGTAGCGCCGCCGCCCCGCCCAGCCGGCCGCGGTCAGCGGAGGCTGCCGTTCGTCGCGGCGGGCCCGGGTCATGCCCCTCGTGTACGCGGTGTACGCCTGCGCACTGGTGAACCACGTGGAAGGGTCCTCCCCGAACACCAGCGACCGCTTGGCCAGCACGTACCCGAACTCCTCCGGCGTCAGATAGCCGAGCTTCTGCGAGGACGCCGCGTCCTCCCGGTACGCGTCGAGCAGCAGCCAGCCCGCGCCGAGATACGTCGTCGCCGTGTCCGTGAGGATCTCGTTGTCGCGCGTGCCGGGGAAGGACAGGCCGAGGCGGTGCAGCCAGACGTGCATCACCTCGTGCGCCAGCGCGGCACCGATGTCCCGGCGGTGGGTGCGGAAGCGGTCGTTGAGCTCGATGAAGTACTCCGGGCCCGCGGTGAGCTCGACGTTCGCCGCGTGACCCATCTCCCGGAAGCTGATGATCATTCGGGCGTCCGGCAGCCGGAAGTGGCGTACCAGCTCCCGGGACACCCGTTGCGCGCCCAGGTACAGGTCGTCGGTGTCGCAGAACGCCACGTCGGCGGGGGCCACGCTGGTGGCGAACATGTGGACGGTGTCGTACGAGAGCCTCTTGTACAGCGCGGTGACAGCCGCCCGCACCGTCTCCAGGTGTGGATAGCCGTGCTCGACCGGACCGCCGTTCGCCACGCCCGTACCCCCATGGAGGCCCCGAACCTCATTCCACTCTAAGGGGACGCGAGCGGATTCTCGCGGGTTGGGTTCCCTGACAGGGAAGTGACATCCGCCCTTGCCACCCATGCCGCATGATCTTCATACTTCTATGCACTCACTGTGCGCTCAACCCCCCTCGAAAGGGAACAAGTTGACCAATAGGACGCTCGGTCTTCTCAGGAGACCGGCTTACAGGCGGGCCGCGGCGATCGGTGCCGTCACTCTCGCGGCCGCCAGCCTCCAGCCCCTGGCCGCGCACGCCGCGCCCGCGCAGGACGACAGGCCCGGGACGAGGATCGTCGGGGGCACGCCCGCCGCACAGAACGAGTTCCCGTTCATGGTCAGCCTGTCCATGGGCTGCGGCGGGTCGCTCTACAAGAAGGACGTCGTCCTGACCGCCGCGCACTGCGTGGGCGGTTCGGGCAACACCACCGGCATCACCGCGACCGCCGGGAAGACCGACCTCGACGCCGCGGGCGGGATCAAGGTCAAGTCCACCAAGGTCGTCCAGGCCCCGGGCTACGACGGCAACGGCAAGGACTGGGCGCTCATCAAGCTCGCCCGGCCCATCGACCTGCCCACGCTGAAGATCGCGACGAACACCCGCTACAACAAGGGCACGTTCACCATCGCCGGATGGGGCGACACCGGGGAGGGCGCGAACGCCGGCTCCTCGAAGCTGCTCAAGGCCAAGGTGCCCTTCGTCGCCGACCGCCGGTGCAAGCAGCACTACGGCGGCAGGCTGATCGCCGGGCAGGAGATCTGCGCCGGCGTTCCGCGTGGCGGGGTCGACACCTGCCAGGGCGACTCCGGCGGACCCATGTTCCGCAAGGACGACGCCGGGAAGTGGCTCCAGGTCGGGATCGTCAGCTGGGGCGACGGATGCGCGCGCCCGATGGTGCCCGGTGTGTACACCGAGGTCTCCACGTTCGCCAGCGCGATAGCCCGAGCCGCGGCGACGCTCTAGCCGTCCGGCCGGGTGGGCGGGTGTTCGCGGTGCCAGCGCCGTGGGCGCCCGCCTTCTTGCGTTCCCGGGGCGGGCGGCCTTCGCGCTTCCCCGCGCCCCTGAAGGGCGACGGCTAACCGCCGTCACCCGCCTCCCCGGCCTCGGCTCCGGCCTCGCCTCCGACTCCGGACAGCGTCGGAGGCGCCGCCGAGCCCTCGAACTCCAGTACCCAGACGTCGTTCGGGCCCTCCCGCAACAGCGGCCCCGGGACGTACAACGACGACTGCGGCCCGACGGACCAGTAGCGGCCCAGGGCGAAGCCGTTCACCCACACGAACCCCCGGGTCCAGCCCGGCAGTTCGAGACGGGCGTCGCCTGCGCCGCGCACCGACACGGTGCCGCGGTACAGACCGGGGGCGCCCACCCCCGGCAACGCCCCGAACGGCACCCCCTCCACACCCGCGTCGAACGCGTCCAGACGCAGCGCACGCGCCCGCACGCCGTGCAGATACTGCCGTTCGTGCAGCACACCCCCCGTGAGACCCTTCGGCTCCCCGGTCCGCGGCCCGTAGTTGACCCGCCCCAGCGACTCCACCCACAGCTCCACGCGCGCGGGCCCCGCGACCGCCTCCTCGAGCTCCGGCTCGTCCTCGGTGACCACCCCGGCCGGCACCCCGTCGACGTACACGACCGCCAGATCCCGCAGCCCGCGCACAGTCAGCGGATACGGCTGCCGCGGCCCCGGCACGTCGACCGTGTAGCGCACGAACCCCCGGTCGACGTCCAGTTCCTCGAACGTGGGCGGCATGGGAGCGTGCGTCTCGGACCCGCCCAGCGCGTCGAGCACCGCGGGCAGGGACGCCCAGCCCGTCAGGTCCACGGCGGCGGGCGAGCCCAACGAGGCGGGCTCGGGAGGCAGTGCGGACAGCGGCCCCTCCGCGTGCGCGGCCAGCAGCGACCGGAACCGCCAGAACTTCTCGGTGGGGCGACCGTGTTCGTCGATCGGCGCGTCGTAGTCGTACGACGTCACATCCGGCTGGAGGACCCCGTCGTGCAGCGCGCCGCCCCGGTTGGCGCCCGCCCAGCCGCCGAAGCTCGTGCCGCCGTGCGCCATGTAGAGGTTGACCGAGGCCCCGCACTCAAGGATCTCCCGCAGCGCCTCCGCCGCGTCCGACGGGTCGCGCACCGCGTGCTCGCCGCCCCAGTGGTCGAACCAGCCGCACCAGAACTCCATGCACATCAACGGCCCCGTCGGCCGGTACCGGCGCAGCACCTCGAAAGCCCGGCGGGCATGCGAGCCGAAGTTCACCGTGGCCGGCACACCCTCCAGGCAACCGCCGGTGAGCATGTGGTCCTCGGCGCCGTCCGAGGTGAACAGCGGCACGCTCACGCCCCCGGCGCGCAACACCTCGGCGAGACGCCGCAGATACACCTGATCCGAACCGTAGCTGCCGTACTCGTTCTCGACCTGCACCATCACCACCGGGCCACCACGGTCGAACTGCCGGGGCACGATCTGCGGCAACAGGCGGGAGAACCAGCGCTCCACCGGCCCCAGGAACCCGTCGTCGCGGGTACGCACCCGGACGCCGGGCCGGCCGGTCAGCCAGTGCGGCAGCCCGCCGTTCTCCCACTCGGCACAGATGTACGGACCCGGCCGCACGATCGCCCACAGCCCGGCCTCGTGCGCCGCGTCCAAAAACCGGCCCACGGCCCCCACGTCCCGCGGCACGCCCGGACGCGGCTCGTGCAGATTCCACGGAACGTACGTCTCCACGCAGTTGAGCCCCATCGCCCGCAGCATCGCCAGCCGGTGCCCCCACTGCCCCTCGTGCACCCGGAAGTAGTGCAGCGCCCCCGACAACACCCGCACCGGCCGACCGTCCACCAGAAAATCGGTGTCCCCCACCGCGAACTCGCTCATGCCGCCACCCTCACCCCTGGCGGGCGACCCGGTCCATGGACAAAGATCGGCACCGGTTGGACGCAACTGACCGGACGCGGGACCCACCGACGCGCACGGCGGACACCGCTCGCCCCGGCGGCAGGAAAGCGGAGGAAGCGGAGGAAGCGGATGTACCACACCTGGATGCGGTTCTTCACCCCCGGCCCCGCCCACCACAGACTCGGCCTCGTCTGCCTCGGCGTCGGCCTCCAGCACGGGGCGCTGCCCACGGTCGGGCCCCGCACCC of the Streptomyces aurantiacus genome contains:
- a CDS encoding S1 family peptidase — translated: MTNRTLGLLRRPAYRRAAAIGAVTLAAASLQPLAAHAAPAQDDRPGTRIVGGTPAAQNEFPFMVSLSMGCGGSLYKKDVVLTAAHCVGGSGNTTGITATAGKTDLDAAGGIKVKSTKVVQAPGYDGNGKDWALIKLARPIDLPTLKIATNTRYNKGTFTIAGWGDTGEGANAGSSKLLKAKVPFVADRRCKQHYGGRLIAGQEICAGVPRGGVDTCQGDSGGPMFRKDDAGKWLQVGIVSWGDGCARPMVPGVYTEVSTFASAIARAAATL
- a CDS encoding glycoside hydrolase family 35 protein; the protein is MSEFAVGDTDFLVDGRPVRVLSGALHYFRVHEGQWGHRLAMLRAMGLNCVETYVPWNLHEPRPGVPRDVGAVGRFLDAAHEAGLWAIVRPGPYICAEWENGGLPHWLTGRPGVRVRTRDDGFLGPVERWFSRLLPQIVPRQFDRGGPVVMVQVENEYGSYGSDQVYLRRLAEVLRAGGVSVPLFTSDGAEDHMLTGGCLEGVPATVNFGSHARRAFEVLRRYRPTGPLMCMEFWCGWFDHWGGEHAVRDPSDAAEALREILECGASVNLYMAHGGTSFGGWAGANRGGALHDGVLQPDVTSYDYDAPIDEHGRPTEKFWRFRSLLAAHAEGPLSALPPEPASLGSPAAVDLTGWASLPAVLDALGGSETHAPMPPTFEELDVDRGFVRYTVDVPGPRQPYPLTVRGLRDLAVVYVDGVPAGVVTEDEPELEEAVAGPARVELWVESLGRVNYGPRTGEPKGLTGGVLHERQYLHGVRARALRLDAFDAGVEGVPFGALPGVGAPGLYRGTVSVRGAGDARLELPGWTRGFVWVNGFALGRYWSVGPQSSLYVPGPLLREGPNDVWVLEFEGSAAPPTLSGVGGEAGAEAGEAGDGG
- a CDS encoding SDR family oxidoreductase, producing the protein MTSGTYPDAGAGGRTGICDGRVVIVTGAGRGLGRAHALAFAAEGARVVVNDLGVGLDGSPGADSPARQVVEEISATGGEAVAHAGDIATTEGAASLVHTAVDAFGRLDTLVNNAGFLRDRMLVNLDEDDWDAVMRVHLKGHFLPLKHAAAHWRAQAKAGRMPQARVVNTSSGAGLSGSVGQGNYSAAKAGIVGLTLVAAAEMGRYGVQVNAIAPAARTRMTEAAFAQAMAAPDSGFDAMAPENVSPLVVWLGSAASAGVTGRVFETEGGRITVMDGWRPGPSADKGARWTPSEAGDTALKLLAEAQAPPRVHGAQ
- a CDS encoding SDR family oxidoreductase; the encoded protein is MDKRLVVVTGGTRGVGAGIARAFADADDEVLVCARRPPQVPLEGIGFAPLDLRDPPAVRAFFERLPRLDVLVNNAGGAPYRLLTETEAEWHARVIDLNLTAPLTVSLAAYDRLKPARGSIVMIGSVSGTRPSPGTAAYGAAKAGLENLARSMAVEWAPDVRVNTLVVGMVRTGLSHLHYGGEDGIEAVSRTVPLGRLAAPSDIGGAAVFLASDAAAYITGAGLLVHGGGERPAFLDAATVNKEK
- a CDS encoding CoA-transferase subunit beta → MSTSTSTALSGVTRAEYCVIACAEAWRDNGEVLASPMGLIPSVGARLARHTFSPDLMLTDGEAMLIGPDGTPEGWLPYRQHLALVTGGRRHVMMGASQIDRFGNQNISCVGDWERPTRQLLGVRGAPVNTLNNPVSYWVPKHSKRVFVEKVDMIGGVGYDSAAAAGPTATRFHRIPRVVSNLGVFDFATPDHSMRLASLHPGVTVEEVLAATGFELAVPDEVPYTREPSSAELASIREVIDPRGLRDREVRG
- a CDS encoding enoyl-CoA hydratase family protein; this encodes MSVSTSSPEKGISVVTVDFPPVNALPVRGWFELADTVRAAGRDPGIRCVVLAAEGRGFNAGVDIKEIQAEGDSALLGANRGCAEAFAAVYECEVPVVAEVHGFCLGGGIGLVGNADAIVASEEATFGLPELDRGALGAATHLARLVPQHLMRALYYTSRTATAAELHGHGSVWRVVPRDGLRSAALELAREIAGKDGQLIRLAKAAINGIDPVDVRRSYRFEQGFTFEAGLGGVGDRVRDTFGKAGG
- a CDS encoding CoA transferase subunit A, with translation MGDKTMTADEAVSRLESGMTLGIGGWGSRRKPMALVRALLRSTVTDLTVVSYGGPDVGMLAAAGRIRKLVAPFATLDSIPLEPHFRAARESGSLDLMEIDEAMFMWGLRAAANRLPFLPVRAGIGSDVMRVNPGLRTVTSPYEDESTGLRETFVAMPALRLDAALVHVNRADRAGNGQYLGPDPYFDDLFCEAAATAYVSCERIVDTAELTKAAPPQTLLIKRLGVTGVVEAPSGAHFTSCAPDHDRDEAFQRLYASMPWPEFAERFLSGDEQDYRTAVEAWHEEQR